The nucleotide window CTTGGACTGACTTTGGACCGAAAGCCCGAGCTGCGCAGCAGCGCTGTCAAGCTCAATCTCAACGCCAACTTTTGACTTGATGATCTTCGCCATGTTTATGCTCGAATCAATACGCCAAATTGTGATGAAGCGAAAACTTGGTTTCGCCGCTGTGCTGTTGTGGGTGAGCGTGGGATTGTGGAGCTGCGACAAAAAGCCGGCCAATCCGGTGTTTCCGAAGGACAGCCAGTTTCCGCCGACGCCGCGCGATTTGTCGGCGACGATTACCGATCAAAACGTCACCCTCTCGTGGAACATCGACAATCCGGCCGCGGTGAAATTTTATCGGATTTACCGCCGGGACACGGCTGTGGCGTTTGCCTTTCTCGACACGACGACGGCCCGGCGTTACGTCGATAAAAATTTGCGAAGCGAGACCAAATATTTTTATCAAGTCAGCGCGGTCAACGGTGGTGGTTTTGAAAGCAAACGTTCGACGATTGCGACCGCGGCGCTGAATGTTTTCACGTCGATTATCATCGCTGCGGGCGCCGATTACGTTGCGCAGCGCGAGGTGACGCTCAAGGTTACGGCGCCGGCCCGCACCGCCTTGATGAAATTGAGCAACGACTCGTTGTTCACCGGCGCCGCCTGGCAGCGCTTTGAAACCACGGTGTCATGGATACTCTCTTTTGGCGATGGCGTGAAGACGGTTTATGCTAAATTCCGCGACGTCGACGGCAACGAATCGCCGCAGGTGGCGAAAGATACGATCATTTTGGATACCACCGCTCTGATTACCGCTGTGACGGAAAACACCCAGGGGCAGATTAAAAAGGCCGGCGAGGCAATCCGTTTTCGCCTGGTCGCCAACGAAATCGGTGGCCGGGCGACGATCAATATTTTTTCCGGTCCGCAAAACATTTTGCTTTTCGACGACGGCACGCAGGGTGACCAGGTCGCGCGGGACGGGATTTATGAATTGAATTACATCATTCCGCAAGACGTGCAAGTGTTGCAAGCCAAAGTTCGCGGCAATTTCGTCGACCGCGTCGGTAATGTCGCCCCCACGCTAACAGCGGCAACATTGATCACCATTCAAAAACCGCCGGACGCCGTCACGCTGTTTCAGCCGGTGCCCGTCGGTTCGCAGCAAAACGCGCTGCGTTTGACCTGGGCGGCGTCAAAGGATACTTTTGATTTTGCGAATTATTCGATCTATCGCAGCCAATCGCCCAATTTCGATCCGTTCCGCTCGTCGCCGATTGACCGCATCACCATTCGCGACGTGACGACTTACACGGATTTGAGCCTGCAAGCCGGGGCGACGTATTATTACCGCCTCGTGGTGTTTGATTTGGCCGGACTGCACAGCGCCGCGAGCAACGAGGTGAGCGCACGCACCACGGCGAATTTGCCGCCGGCCGCGGTGATTTTGAACACGCCGCTTTTGGTCGGCGACGGTTCGACTCAGGTGCAGCTCTCTTGGTCGCGCAGCAATGAAAATGACTTTGCCAGTTACCGCGTTTATCGCTCCAACGTGGCGGCGGTTGATTCGCTCAGCTTTCTGGCGGCGGCGCTTACCAATCAAAATCAAACCGTTTACGTTGACGAGAATTTGAAGGCGGCGACGAAATATTTTTATCGCATTTATGTGTACGATCAAGCCGGCAACGCCACCGGCAGCAACATCGGCCAGGTGATCACGGCGCCCAATCTGCCGCCGGCGCCGGTGACACTGGCGCTGCCGGCACCGGCTGATACCGCGGCGTTGAATTTGTCATGGTCGCAGAACAACGACGCCGATTTCGCGTCATATCGCGTCTTTCGCGCCAAAGCCGGTGACCCGCCGATTGATCCAGCGAAACAGCAACCTATTGCGATTCTCAACAACAATCGCGCGAACACCACTTATTCGGATCGCGGTCTGGAGCGCAGAAAGACCTATACCTATCAAGTTTTCGTGTATGACAACGGCGGATTTTATTCCGGCAGCAATTTGGTGCAGGGCACGACGCGGTAGATTTTTCCTTGATTTTGCACAAACAAAAATCGAACCTCGACGGCCTCCGCAGGATTTTCCTATAGTTTTAAAATCAACTTGATGGCAGTTTGGCTTTGAAATGCAAAATCGGGGTTTCGACGGAGTGAAAAACATGCGTGTAAAAGCGGTCACGTCTCTTGTTGGTTGGATTTTGGGCTGGGGGATTTTTTATTCGGCTTGGGCGCAGGAATACATTCTCGAATCCGGCGATGTGTTGTCAATTTCATTTTGGCAGCAGCCGGATCTGAACGTGCCGTCGGTTCGCATCGACGCCGAAGGGAAAATCAACATTCCTCTGGCCGGACGCATCAACGCCGCGGGCATGACGATTTCGCAGCTCAGCGGCAAAATCGTCGAGCGCATTTCGATTTACAACAAAAGCATCACGCAGGTGACGGTTGCGGTCACCGAATATGGCAGCAAAAAGATTTTCATTACCGGCGCCGTCGGCGCGCCGGGGAAATACAGTTTTGAGAAAATGCCTTCAATCTGGGAGGCGATTCTCGAAGCCGGCGGCCCGCTGCCGACGGCGCAGCTTGGCAATGTGCAGCTCATTCGCGGCGGCCAAAGTGGAAAAATCATCGCTGTGGATTTATCGTCCGCTTTTGCGATGAACGATTTGCGAGGCCTGCCGGCGTTGATGCCCGGCGATAATGTTTATGTTCCGTCCAGCCAGCCTGCCGGCGCCGGAACGAGCAGCGGGACGTTTGGAGAAGCAGCCGTTGCGGCCGGCGGAACCGGCAGTTTGTTTGGGCGCTCGGCCAGCGCGGTGTATGTTTTTGGCCACGTCGTTGCGCCCGGCGTTTATCCAATCGAAAAAGACATGGACGTTCTGCAAGTCATTGTGCGCGCCGGCGGTCCGGCTTATCCCAATCGCTTCAACACCAACTCGCCGATTTTGGAGCCGGATTTGGAGCATGTTAAAATTATCACCCGCGGGCCGGAAGCGCCGGTGGTTTATTCGGTCAATGTGGAAAAATACACCAGCACGGCCTCGCCGGCGCCGCTGCTCTTGCGGCCGGGCGACACCGTTTATATTCCCGGCAAGCAAAGCTTTCGCCGTTTTTTCTTGACGGCCTCGGCAGTGGAGGTGATTAAAGCCTCGGTGGCGGTGGTCACTTCGTATTTGCTGCTCAATCAGTTGTTTGGTCAAGGGAAATAATTTTATGGCGCAATCAGGCGGAAAAATCGATCTGCGGCGGTTGCTGCAAATTGCCAGACGATGGAAGTGGCTGCTCATTGCACCGCCGATTTTGGCATTGGCGGGCGCTTATGCCTACGTGGTGACAACGCCGCCCCTCTACACTTCCACAACCACGATTATGCTGGGAGCGAATCAGGCGATTATTAAAAGCATTACGGATATTGCGCCCGGAACCGAAACCAAGCGCTTGCCGAAAATTACCGATATCGCTGAGAACATCCGGCAGCAATTACTGGCGGAAAGCACGCTGAACAAAGTTTTGGATCGCACCGATCTCCAACCCAGCCAGAGTATCATCGAACGCGCCGAAGAGCTGGCGCGCAAGCAGTCTCATGCCGACAAGCAGGAAATCATCCGGAAATTGCAGCTTGAATGGCTCGCCCAAAAAGTGGAAACCGCGCTCTCTTTTCCCAGGCGCGGCAACTATATTCAATTGAGCATCACGCATGTCAATCCGGACATCGCTTACAATTTGACGAAAAACCTCGCCGAGGTTTTTATTGAAGAATCATTGCTGGCGGAAAGCGTTGGGCCGCGCGAAACCTACGTCTTTGCCAGCAAGCAGCTTGAAGAAAACAAACAAAAGCTGGAAGAAGCGCGCGAAAAGCTCCGCGCCTTTAAAACCAACATGGCGTGGTCGCAAATGCGCAGCGTCGGAATTAATTTGCAAAACGAGGCACAGATCGGCGCGCAGATTAAATCGGTCGATATCGAAATTTCCCAGAAACGCGGCCAACTGCAAAGTCTCGACCATCAGCTCGGAGAAATGCGGGATCGCATCGCATTCCAGTTTTCCAGCAAAGCCGGCAGCTTGCGCGGCCAGATGCTCGATAAAATTTCAAGCGTGGCGCAGTTGATGGTGCAGGCAAGCTGGCGCGACCCACAAGTCATCAAGCTCAATCAAGAGATCGCGACGCTGCGCGAGGAATTGCAGAACGAGATTCGCGCTTCCGGTGTTGGTGCCGCCAGCAACGGCTATTCCGCGCGCGAGCTGGATTTGGCCGTGGAACGGCAAATGACGCTGATGGATTTGGAATTGCTTAACCGGCAAAAGTCGGTTTTAGAGGGATTGGTGCAAATGTACAAACAAAGCTTGACCCAACGGCCTTCGCAGGATTTGGATTTGGCGCAGCTTCAAAATAATGTCACCAAATTGGAAGAGATCGTCAAAACTTTTGAAGATCAGGTTCGCAGCACCAAATGGGTCGAGGATTTGCGCCGCAGCGACGCGGAAGTGCGTTATAACATCACCGATCCGGCCAATCGCCCGATTATGCCGAACACCGCCGACCAGCCGAAAATCCTCATCATGGCCTTGTTCGGCGGTCTTGGCCTGGGCGTGGGTTTGGTTTATTTGATCGAGTTTTTCGATCATTCATTCAAGTCTGTTGAAGACATCGAGCAAGTT belongs to candidate division KSB1 bacterium and includes:
- a CDS encoding Wzz/FepE/Etk N-terminal domain-containing protein; amino-acid sequence: MAQSGGKIDLRRLLQIARRWKWLLIAPPILALAGAYAYVVTTPPLYTSTTTIMLGANQAIIKSITDIAPGTETKRLPKITDIAENIRQQLLAESTLNKVLDRTDLQPSQSIIERAEELARKQSHADKQEIIRKLQLEWLAQKVETALSFPRRGNYIQLSITHVNPDIAYNLTKNLAEVFIEESLLAESVGPRETYVFASKQLEENKQKLEEAREKLRAFKTNMAWSQMRSVGINLQNEAQIGAQIKSVDIEISQKRGQLQSLDHQLGEMRDRIAFQFSSKAGSLRGQMLDKISSVAQLMVQASWRDPQVIKLNQEIATLREELQNEIRASGVGAASNGYSARELDLAVERQMTLMDLELLNRQKSVLEGLVQMYKQSLTQRPSQDLDLAQLQNNVTKLEEIVKTFEDQVRSTKWVEDLRRSDAEVRYNITDPANRPIMPNTADQPKILIMALFGGLGLGVGLVYLIEFFDHSFKSVEDIEQVLGVTVLGTVPKIEFGETDRAKRKAAV
- a CDS encoding polysaccharide biosynthesis/export family protein, whose product is MRVKAVTSLVGWILGWGIFYSAWAQEYILESGDVLSISFWQQPDLNVPSVRIDAEGKINIPLAGRINAAGMTISQLSGKIVERISIYNKSITQVTVAVTEYGSKKIFITGAVGAPGKYSFEKMPSIWEAILEAGGPLPTAQLGNVQLIRGGQSGKIIAVDLSSAFAMNDLRGLPALMPGDNVYVPSSQPAGAGTSSGTFGEAAVAAGGTGSLFGRSASAVYVFGHVVAPGVYPIEKDMDVLQVIVRAGGPAYPNRFNTNSPILEPDLEHVKIITRGPEAPVVYSVNVEKYTSTASPAPLLLRPGDTVYIPGKQSFRRFFLTASAVEVIKASVAVVTSYLLLNQLFGQGK